From a single Apium graveolens cultivar Ventura chromosome 2, ASM990537v1, whole genome shotgun sequence genomic region:
- the LOC141708192 gene encoding WD repeat-containing protein RUP2 gives MKNLSTSQHHSLLTTSSTIRQVQSQEVLLQDNPEQARCDWDFALSTVVSNSSSRSGPVSDALGVTEFDPSGTFLATGGIARKIRIYNLKSLLSTESGDHGVTFLDHASACDYYICTPAKLSSLRWKPGSGGRVLGSGDYDGVVMEYDLERKIPVFERDEHDGRRVWSMDYSHWNPIIGASGSDDGSMQVWDPRCEGGNCVAKVHPSITRSPVCCVEFNPFGGSTIVVGCADHMIYGYDIRMMSHPVMILQGHDKTVTYARFMDNHTVVTSGTDGCLKMWDTDEPSRLVRTYKGHVNCRRFIGLSVWRSGGLICCGSENNQVFVYDRRWGEPIWVHELESVNCEGGTDGFVSSVGWRQVGEDECTLVAGGSDGVLQVFVGKRKKMPFL, from the coding sequence ATGAAAAACTTATCTACTTCACAACACCATTCTTTATTAACAACATCTTCAACAATTAGGCAAGTCCAAAGCCAAGAAGttctattacaagataatccaGAGCAAGCAAGGTGCGATTGGGATTTTGCTCTCTCCACTGTTGTTTCTAATTCGAGCTCACGCAGCGGACCGGTCTCTGACGCCCTCGGCGTAACAGAATTCGATCCCTCCGGTACCTTTCTGGCTACTGGAGGGATCGCGAGGAAAATTCGTATTTATAATTTGAAATCTTTATTAAGTACCGAAAGCGGTGACCATGGTGTCACATTTCTTGACCATGCTAGTGCATGTGACTATTACATATGCACTCCAGCTAAACTTAGTAGCTTAAGATGGAAACCAGGGTCGGGTGGTCGGGTTCTCGGATCGGGAGACTACGACGGAGTTGTCATGGAGTATGATCTCGAAAGAAAAATACCGGTATTTGAACGTGACGAGCATGATGGGAGGCGGGTATGGAGCATGGATTATTCGCATTGGAATCCGATTATCGGAGCGTCCGGGTCAGATGATGGTTCCATGCAAGTGTGGGACCCGCGATGCGAAGGAGGGAATTGTGTGGCTAAGGTTCATCCTAGCATAACACGAAGTCCTGTATGTTGTGTCGAGTTCAATCCCTTCGGTGGATCAACCATAGTTGTCGGATGTGCTGACCATATGATCTACGGCTACGATATTCGAATGATGTCTCACCCTGTAATGATTTTACAGGGACATGATAAAACCGTGACATATGCGCGTTTCATGGATAATCACACAGTTGTAACATCCGGCACCGACGGATGCCTTAAAATGTGGGACACGGACGAGCCTTCACGACTCGTCCGTACCTACAAAGGCCACGTTAATTGTCGGAGATTTATCGGATTATCAGTGTGGAGAAGCGGTGGACTAATATGTTGTGGTTCAGAGAATAATCAAGTGTTTGTTTATGATAGACGGTGGGGGGAGCCCATATGGGTGCATGAGCTGGAGTCTGTGAATTGTGAAGGTGGGACCGATGGGTTCGTTAGTAGCGTGGGCTGGAGGCAAGTGGGGGAAGACGAATGTACACTAGTTGCTGGGGGATCTGATGGTGTTTTACAAGTGTTCGTTggcaaaagaaaaaaaatgccATTTTTATGA